A region of Streptomyces paludis DNA encodes the following proteins:
- the holA gene encoding DNA polymerase III subunit delta, whose amino-acid sequence MATRKASTDDPLAPLTLAVGQEDLLLDRAVQQVVAAARASDADTDVRDLTSDQLQPGTLAELTSPSLFAERKVVVVRNAHDLSADTVKDVKAYLAAPAEEITLVLLHAGGAKGKALLDAARKAGAREVACPKTTKPAERLTFVRAEFRAIGRSATPEACQGLVDAIGSDLRELASAVTQLAADVEGTIDEAVVGRYYTGRAEASSFNVADRAVEGRAAEALEALRWSLSTGVAPVLITSALAQGVRAIGKLSSARGGRPADLARELGMPPWKIDRVRQQMRGWTPDGVATALRAVAEADAGVKGGGDDPEYALEKAVVAIARAARAGR is encoded by the coding sequence ATGGCCACCAGAAAAGCTTCCACCGACGATCCGCTCGCCCCGCTCACCCTCGCCGTGGGCCAGGAGGACCTGCTGCTCGACCGCGCCGTGCAGCAGGTGGTGGCGGCGGCCCGCGCCTCCGACGCCGACACGGACGTACGCGACCTCACCTCCGATCAGCTCCAGCCCGGCACCCTCGCCGAGCTGACCAGCCCCTCGCTCTTCGCCGAGCGCAAGGTCGTCGTCGTACGGAACGCGCACGACCTGTCCGCCGACACGGTCAAGGACGTCAAGGCGTATCTGGCCGCGCCCGCCGAGGAGATCACCCTCGTCCTGCTGCACGCGGGCGGGGCCAAGGGCAAGGCGCTGCTGGACGCCGCCCGCAAGGCGGGCGCCCGCGAGGTCGCCTGTCCGAAGACGACCAAGCCCGCGGAGCGGCTCACCTTCGTCCGCGCGGAGTTCCGCGCCATCGGCCGGTCGGCCACACCGGAGGCGTGCCAGGGGCTCGTCGACGCGATCGGCAGCGATCTGCGTGAGCTGGCGAGCGCCGTCACCCAGCTCGCCGCCGATGTCGAGGGCACCATCGACGAGGCGGTCGTTGGGCGCTACTACACGGGCCGCGCCGAGGCGTCCAGCTTCAATGTCGCCGACCGCGCGGTGGAGGGCCGGGCCGCCGAGGCGCTGGAGGCGCTGCGCTGGTCGCTGTCGACGGGTGTCGCTCCCGTACTGATCACCAGCGCCCTCGCCCAGGGCGTACGGGCCATCGGCAAGCTCTCGTCGGCCCGGGGCGGCCGGCCCGCCGATCTCGCCCGTGAGCTGGGCATGCCGCCGTGGAAGATCGACCGGGTGCGCCAGCAGATGCGCGGCTGGACCCCGGACGGGGTGGCGACCGCGCTGCGGGCGGTCGCGGAGGCGGACGCGGGCGTCAAGGGCGGCGGCGACGACCCGGAGTACGCGTTGGAGAAGGCCGTCGTCGCGATCGCCCGAGCGGCCCGCGCCGGCCGCTGA
- the rpsT gene encoding 30S ribosomal protein S20, which translates to MANIKSQIKRNKTNEKARLRNKAVKSSLKTAIRKAREAAVAGDVEKATAASREASRQLDKAVSKGVIHKNAAANKKSALAAKVATLQG; encoded by the coding sequence GTGGCGAACATCAAGTCCCAGATCAAGCGGAACAAGACCAACGAGAAGGCACGCCTGCGCAACAAGGCTGTCAAGTCGTCGCTCAAGACCGCGATCCGCAAGGCCCGCGAGGCCGCTGTTGCCGGTGACGTCGAGAAGGCCACCGCGGCTTCCCGTGAGGCGTCCCGCCAGCTCGACAAGGCCGTCTCGAAGGGTGTCATCCACAAGAACGCCGCCGCCAACAAGAAGTCGGCGCTGGCCGCCAAGGTTGCCACCCTCCAGGGCTGA
- a CDS encoding AMP-dependent synthetase/ligase — MSDTQNLIENRPPSVAALFVERVAATPDRDAYRYPVPSAAGGPDDWRTLTWSAAAERVYAVAAGLITLGIRPEERVALASATRVDWILADFGVMCAGAATTTVYPSTNAEEAAYILADSGSRVLIAEDAAQLAKARESRAGLPDLAHVVVIEAADALPAEGDPEDWVLSLADLEARGAEYLAKNPEAVKERVAAIEATQLATLIYTSGTTGRPKGVRLTHDNWSYMAKAMMATGLIGPDDVQYLWLPLAHVFGKALTSGQIEAGHVTAVDGRVDKIIENLPVVRPTYMAAVPRIFEKVYNGVAAKARAGGGAKYKIFQWAAGVAREHAKVAQDNFRRTGTKSVPFALGAKHKVADALVYAKLREAFGGRLRAAISGSAALAPDIGYFFSGAGIHILEGYGLTESSAASFVNPGEAYRTGTVGKPLAATEVRIADDGEILLRGPGIMDGYHGLPEKTAEVLEPDGWFHTGDIGELSVDGFLRITDRKKDLIKTSGGKYIAPAEVEGRFKAVCPFVSNILVHGADRNFCTALIALDEPAILAWAAENGMAGKPYAEVVGSAAAERLIDGYVKRLNEGLQRWQTIKKFRLLPRDLDIEHGELTPSLKLKRPAVEREYKDLIEEMYAGTREA; from the coding sequence GTGAGCGACACACAGAACTTGATCGAGAACCGGCCGCCCTCGGTGGCCGCCCTCTTCGTTGAGCGGGTGGCCGCCACGCCGGACAGGGACGCCTACCGCTACCCCGTACCGTCCGCCGCGGGCGGCCCCGACGACTGGCGCACGCTGACCTGGAGCGCCGCGGCCGAACGCGTCTACGCGGTGGCCGCCGGCCTGATCACGCTGGGCATACGGCCCGAGGAGCGCGTCGCGCTCGCCTCCGCCACCCGGGTCGACTGGATCCTCGCGGACTTCGGCGTGATGTGCGCGGGCGCCGCCACCACCACCGTCTACCCCTCGACCAACGCCGAGGAGGCCGCGTACATCCTCGCCGACTCCGGCAGCCGGGTGCTGATCGCCGAGGACGCGGCCCAGCTGGCCAAGGCCCGCGAGAGCCGGGCCGGGCTGCCCGATCTCGCCCATGTCGTGGTGATCGAGGCGGCCGACGCGCTGCCCGCCGAGGGCGACCCGGAGGACTGGGTGCTCTCGCTCGCCGACCTGGAGGCGCGCGGCGCGGAGTATCTGGCGAAGAACCCGGAGGCGGTCAAGGAGCGGGTGGCCGCGATCGAGGCCACCCAGCTCGCCACCCTGATCTACACCTCCGGCACCACCGGCCGCCCCAAGGGCGTACGGCTGACGCACGACAACTGGTCGTACATGGCGAAGGCCATGATGGCCACGGGGCTGATCGGCCCCGACGACGTCCAGTACCTGTGGCTGCCGCTCGCCCATGTCTTCGGCAAGGCGCTCACTTCCGGCCAGATCGAGGCCGGCCATGTCACCGCCGTGGACGGCCGGGTCGACAAGATCATCGAGAATCTGCCGGTGGTCCGCCCGACCTACATGGCCGCCGTACCGCGCATCTTCGAAAAGGTCTACAACGGGGTCGCGGCCAAGGCGCGGGCCGGTGGCGGCGCCAAGTACAAGATCTTCCAGTGGGCGGCCGGTGTCGCCCGCGAGCACGCCAAGGTCGCTCAGGACAACTTCCGCCGCACCGGCACCAAGTCCGTCCCGTTCGCCCTCGGCGCCAAGCACAAGGTCGCCGACGCGCTCGTCTACGCCAAGCTCCGCGAGGCGTTCGGCGGCCGGCTGCGCGCCGCGATCTCCGGCTCGGCGGCGCTCGCGCCCGACATCGGCTACTTCTTCTCCGGCGCCGGGATCCACATCCTGGAGGGGTACGGGCTGACCGAGTCGAGCGCGGCCAGCTTCGTCAACCCGGGCGAGGCGTACCGCACCGGTACGGTCGGCAAGCCGCTGGCCGCCACCGAGGTACGGATCGCCGACGACGGCGAGATCCTGCTGCGCGGCCCGGGGATCATGGACGGCTACCACGGGCTGCCGGAGAAGACCGCGGAGGTGCTGGAGCCCGACGGCTGGTTCCACACCGGTGACATCGGGGAGCTGTCGGTCGACGGATTCCTGCGGATCACCGACCGCAAGAAGGACCTGATCAAGACCTCCGGCGGCAAGTACATCGCCCCGGCCGAGGTCGAGGGCCGCTTCAAGGCCGTATGCCCGTTCGTCTCCAACATCCTGGTGCACGGCGCCGACCGCAACTTCTGCACGGCGCTGATCGCGCTCGACGAACCGGCCATCCTGGCCTGGGCGGCCGAGAACGGCATGGCGGGCAAGCCGTACGCGGAGGTCGTCGGCTCGGCGGCGGCCGAGCGGCTCATCGACGGCTATGTGAAGCGGCTCAACGAGGGTCTCCAGCGCTGGCAGACCATCAAGAAGTTCCGGCTGCTCCCGCGCGACCTGGACATCGAGCACGGTGAGCTGACCCCGAGCCTCAAGCTCAAGAGGCCCGCCGTGGAGCGGGAGTACAAGGACCTGATCGAGGAGATGTACGCGGGCACCCGGGAGGCGTGA
- the lepA gene encoding translation elongation factor 4, with translation MPATPSHVPEPSRTDPALLRNFCIIAHIDHGKSTLADRMLQLTGVVDQRQMRAQYLDRMDIERERGITIKSQAVRLPWAPRTGEDEGTTHVLNMIDTPGHVDFTYEVSRSLAACEGTVLLVDAAQGIEAQTLANLYLAMENDLTIVPVLNKIDLPAAQPEKFAEELANLIGCQPEDVLRVSAKTGVGVDALLDRVVRDVPAPVGVADAPARAMIFDSVYDSYRGVVTYVRVVDGQLSKRERIRMMSTGATHELLEIGVSSPEMTPADGIGVGEVGYIITGVKDVRQSKVGDTITTLSKGATEALGGYKDPKPMVFSGLYPLDGSDYPELRDALDKLQLNDAALVYEPETSAALGFGFRVGFLGLLHLDVIRERLEREFGLELIATAPNVVYRVLMEDGSEHTVTNPSEFPEGKIDSVHEPVVRATILAPSEFIGSIMELCQARRGTLLGMDYLSEDRVEIRYTLPLAEIVFDFFDQLKSKTRGYASLDYEPTGEQSANLVKVDILLHGDKVDAFSAITHRDQAYAYGVRLVATLRGLIPRQAFEVPIQAAIGSRVIARETIRAIRKDVLAKCYGGDISRKRKLLEKQKEGKKRMKMVGSVEVPQEAFIAVLSSDESGGKAKK, from the coding sequence GTGCCCGCGACCCCCAGCCACGTGCCCGAGCCCAGCCGTACGGACCCGGCGCTGCTCCGTAACTTCTGCATCATCGCGCACATCGACCACGGCAAGTCGACCCTCGCCGACCGGATGCTCCAGTTGACCGGGGTGGTCGACCAGCGGCAGATGCGCGCTCAGTACCTCGACCGGATGGATATCGAGCGCGAGCGCGGCATCACGATCAAATCCCAGGCGGTCCGGCTGCCCTGGGCCCCCCGGACGGGGGAGGACGAGGGGACGACCCATGTCCTGAACATGATCGACACGCCCGGCCACGTGGACTTCACGTACGAGGTGTCCCGGTCGCTCGCCGCCTGCGAGGGCACGGTCCTGCTGGTCGACGCCGCCCAGGGGATCGAGGCGCAGACCCTCGCCAACCTCTATCTCGCGATGGAGAACGACCTCACCATCGTCCCGGTGCTCAACAAGATCGACCTGCCGGCCGCCCAGCCGGAGAAGTTCGCCGAGGAGCTGGCGAACCTCATCGGGTGCCAGCCGGAGGACGTCCTGCGGGTCTCCGCGAAGACCGGCGTCGGCGTGGACGCGCTGCTCGACCGGGTGGTCCGGGACGTACCGGCGCCGGTCGGCGTCGCGGACGCCCCCGCCCGCGCGATGATCTTCGACTCCGTCTACGACTCGTACCGCGGCGTCGTGACCTACGTCAGGGTCGTCGACGGCCAGCTCAGCAAGCGCGAGCGCATCCGGATGATGTCGACCGGCGCCACCCACGAACTGCTGGAGATCGGTGTCTCGTCCCCGGAGATGACCCCGGCCGACGGCATCGGCGTCGGCGAGGTGGGCTACATCATCACCGGCGTGAAGGACGTCCGTCAGTCGAAGGTCGGTGACACGATCACCACCCTCAGCAAGGGCGCCACCGAAGCGCTCGGCGGCTACAAGGACCCCAAGCCGATGGTGTTCTCGGGCCTCTATCCGCTGGACGGCTCGGACTACCCCGAGCTGCGCGACGCCCTCGACAAGCTCCAGCTCAACGACGCCGCGCTGGTGTACGAGCCGGAGACCTCCGCGGCCCTCGGCTTCGGTTTCCGCGTCGGCTTCCTCGGACTGCTGCACCTCGACGTGATCAGGGAGCGGCTGGAGCGCGAGTTCGGGCTCGAACTGATCGCCACCGCCCCCAACGTGGTCTACCGCGTCCTGATGGAGGACGGCAGCGAGCACACGGTCACCAACCCGAGCGAGTTCCCCGAAGGCAAGATCGACTCGGTGCACGAGCCGGTCGTCCGGGCCACGATCCTGGCGCCGAGCGAGTTCATCGGCTCGATCATGGAGCTGTGCCAGGCCCGCCGCGGCACGCTCCTCGGTATGGACTACCTCTCCGAGGACCGGGTCGAGATCCGCTACACCCTGCCGCTCGCCGAGATCGTCTTCGACTTCTTCGACCAGCTGAAGTCCAAGACCCGGGGCTACGCCTCGCTCGACTACGAGCCCACCGGTGAGCAGAGCGCCAACCTGGTCAAGGTCGACATCCTGCTGCACGGCGACAAGGTCGACGCCTTCTCGGCGATCACCCACCGGGACCAGGCGTACGCGTACGGCGTCCGGCTCGTCGCCACGCTGCGCGGACTCATCCCGCGGCAGGCGTTCGAGGTGCCCATCCAGGCGGCCATCGGCTCCCGGGTCATCGCCCGCGAGACGATCCGCGCCATCCGCAAGGACGTTCTCGCCAAGTGCTACGGCGGTGACATCTCCCGGAAGCGGAAGCTGCTGGAGAAGCAGAAGGAGGGCAAGAAGCGGATGAAGATGGTCGGCAGCGTGGAGGTCCCGCAGGAGGCGTTCATCGCGGTGCTCTCCAGCGACGAGTCCGGCGGCAAGGCGAAGAAGTAG
- a CDS encoding SpoIIE family protein phosphatase, with the protein MGPIPIPRDTLHLPASQVPLRGGARSTSRTSLPGNPLAPSAARRFARAALADWTSLGLLATCTFCHGDGRCSPGRHSTDLLADDAVLIVDELVTNAVVHAGTTVEVLCRLETPAGTPGGEDDEPPAVVLEVSDHHPDRAIQSEPGDPDDLRERAREHTREQPPEGISEYGRGLQLVAALAERWGITYRPGLKTVWARLPLEGRDTAPGRPAEPALRRGLRAAEILAPVSRRPVRDGPQWAGRGALSFLAEASELLAGQLDEELVAALATQLLVPRLAEWCVVWLDGEDGQSGAAPRLARVWHADESRIEPLRAALEKAPPRLPDPPRGDPVRVPWPGTEAGMGSGTESDTGAPDATGLKEAAGSAEAEGSADAADTDGGSGGGAALACRLFANGRVLGTLMLGRPGRVAVPDEVTELVEDFARRVALAIGAARRYTRQVTISRVLQRGLLPSQVARIPGIASALVYEPSGDGLAGGDFYDVFPCPPGDRWCFMLGDVQGSGPEAAVVTGLARPWLRLLAREGYRVGAVLDRLNRLLLDDATEAAESAAPAVVVGAAGAAAAFPAGTVPGAATAQLYAPGPPESGQARFLSLLYGELMPLPGEGGGVRCTLASAGHPLPLLLRPDGTVVTAAEPQVLLGVVDKVAYESSTFDLMPGDTLLCVTDGVTERRSGGRLLDDGDGLARALAGCVGLTAQGVAERIRRAVHEFAETPPGDDMALLVFQAE; encoded by the coding sequence GTGGGGCCCATTCCGATTCCGCGCGACACCCTTCACCTTCCGGCATCCCAGGTGCCGTTACGTGGGGGCGCGCGGTCCACATCACGTACCAGTCTGCCCGGCAATCCGCTCGCCCCGTCCGCCGCCCGTCGCTTCGCGCGCGCGGCGCTCGCCGACTGGACCAGCCTCGGGCTGCTCGCCACCTGTACCTTCTGCCACGGCGACGGGCGCTGCTCGCCCGGCCGGCACAGCACCGATCTGCTCGCGGACGACGCGGTGCTGATCGTCGACGAACTCGTCACCAACGCGGTGGTGCACGCGGGGACGACCGTCGAGGTGCTCTGCCGGCTGGAGACACCCGCCGGGACACCCGGCGGCGAGGACGACGAGCCGCCCGCCGTCGTCCTCGAAGTCTCCGACCACCACCCCGACCGCGCGATACAGAGCGAGCCCGGGGACCCCGACGACCTGCGCGAGCGGGCGCGGGAGCACACCCGGGAACAGCCGCCGGAAGGTATCTCCGAGTACGGCCGGGGGCTGCAACTCGTCGCCGCCCTCGCCGAACGCTGGGGCATCACCTACCGCCCGGGCCTCAAGACCGTCTGGGCCCGGCTGCCGCTCGAAGGCCGCGACACCGCGCCGGGCCGGCCCGCCGAACCCGCCCTGCGCCGCGGTCTGCGGGCCGCCGAGATCCTCGCGCCGGTCTCCCGGCGCCCGGTCCGCGACGGGCCGCAGTGGGCGGGCCGGGGCGCGCTCTCCTTCCTCGCGGAGGCGTCCGAACTGCTCGCCGGACAGCTCGACGAGGAACTCGTCGCGGCGCTCGCCACCCAACTGCTCGTCCCCCGGCTCGCGGAGTGGTGCGTGGTCTGGCTGGACGGCGAGGACGGCCAGTCCGGCGCCGCACCCCGCCTCGCCCGCGTCTGGCACGCCGACGAGTCCCGGATCGAGCCGCTGCGCGCCGCGCTGGAGAAGGCGCCGCCGCGGCTGCCGGACCCGCCCCGGGGAGACCCGGTGCGGGTCCCGTGGCCGGGTACGGAGGCGGGTATGGGTTCGGGTACGGAGTCGGATACGGGGGCGCCGGACGCGACGGGCTTGAAGGAAGCGGCGGGCTCGGCGGAAGCGGAGGGCTCGGCGGACGCGGCGGATACGGACGGCGGCTCCGGGGGCGGCGCCGCGCTCGCCTGCCGGCTGTTCGCGAACGGCCGGGTCCTCGGCACCCTCATGCTCGGCCGGCCGGGCCGCGTCGCCGTCCCCGACGAAGTCACCGAGCTGGTCGAGGACTTCGCCCGGCGGGTCGCCCTCGCGATCGGCGCGGCCCGCCGCTACACCCGCCAGGTCACCATCAGCCGTGTCCTCCAGCGCGGGCTGCTGCCCAGCCAGGTGGCGCGGATCCCCGGCATCGCCAGCGCCCTGGTGTACGAGCCGAGCGGCGACGGGCTCGCGGGCGGCGACTTCTACGACGTCTTCCCGTGCCCGCCCGGCGACCGCTGGTGCTTCATGCTCGGCGACGTCCAGGGCAGTGGCCCCGAGGCCGCCGTCGTCACCGGCCTCGCCCGCCCCTGGCTGCGGCTGCTCGCCCGCGAGGGCTACCGGGTCGGCGCGGTCCTCGACCGGCTGAACCGGCTGCTGCTCGACGACGCGACCGAGGCGGCGGAATCGGCGGCACCGGCGGTCGTCGTGGGCGCGGCAGGCGCCGCCGCCGCGTTCCCCGCCGGGACGGTCCCCGGCGCGGCCACCGCGCAGCTGTACGCGCCGGGGCCGCCGGAGAGCGGCCAGGCCCGCTTCCTGTCGCTGCTGTACGGCGAGCTGATGCCGCTGCCCGGCGAGGGCGGCGGCGTACGCTGCACCCTCGCCAGCGCCGGCCACCCGCTGCCGCTGCTGCTGCGCCCGGACGGCACCGTCGTGACGGCGGCCGAGCCGCAGGTGCTCCTCGGGGTGGTCGACAAGGTCGCGTACGAGAGCAGCACGTTCGACCTGATGCCCGGCGACACGCTGCTCTGCGTCACGGACGGCGTCACCGAGCGCCGCTCGGGCGGCCGGCTGCTGGACGACGGCGACGGGCTCGCCAGGGCCCTGGCGGGGTGCGTGGGGCTGACGGCACAGGGCGTGGCGGAGCGGATACGGCGGGCGGTGCACGAGTTCGCGGAGACGCCGCCGGGCGACGACATGGCGCTGCTGGTGTTCCAGGCGGAGTGA
- the hemW gene encoding radical SAM family heme chaperone HemW: MPSALPDGDPMPETGALPPHALAGAADRPLGFYLHVPYCATRCGYCDFNTYTATELRGSGGVLASRDNYAETLADEVRLARKVLGDDPRQVRTVFVGGGTPTLLAAADLARMLAAVRDEFGLADDAEITTEANPESVDPAYLAALREGGFNRISFGMQSAKQHVLKVLDRTHTPGRPEACVAEARAAGFEHVNLDLIYGTPGETDDDWRASLAAAVGAGPDHISAYALIVEEGTGLARRIRRGEVPMTDDDEHADRYLIADEVLAKAGFSWYEVSNWATSEAARCLHNELYWRGADWWGAGPGAHSHVGGVRWWNVKHPGAYAAALAEGRSPGAGREILADDDRRVERILLELRLRDGCELSLLHPAGASAAARAVRDGLLESGPYTEGRAVLTLRGRLLADAVVRDLVD, from the coding sequence ATGCCTTCCGCACTGCCCGACGGTGACCCCATGCCCGAGACCGGCGCGCTGCCCCCGCACGCCCTGGCGGGCGCGGCGGACCGGCCCCTCGGCTTCTACCTGCACGTTCCGTACTGCGCGACCCGCTGCGGCTACTGCGACTTCAACACGTACACGGCGACCGAGCTGCGCGGCTCGGGCGGTGTCCTCGCCTCCCGCGACAACTACGCGGAGACCCTCGCCGACGAGGTCCGGCTGGCCAGGAAGGTGCTCGGCGACGACCCGCGGCAGGTCCGTACGGTCTTCGTCGGCGGCGGCACGCCCACCCTGCTGGCCGCCGCCGACCTCGCACGGATGCTGGCGGCCGTCCGGGACGAGTTCGGGCTCGCGGACGACGCGGAGATCACCACCGAGGCGAATCCGGAATCGGTGGATCCGGCGTATCTGGCGGCGCTGCGGGAGGGGGGTTTCAACCGGATCTCCTTCGGAATGCAGAGCGCGAAGCAGCACGTCCTGAAGGTCCTGGACCGCACCCATACCCCCGGCCGGCCCGAGGCATGCGTCGCGGAGGCCCGCGCGGCGGGCTTCGAGCATGTCAATCTCGATCTGATCTACGGCACTCCGGGCGAGACCGACGACGACTGGCGCGCCTCGCTCGCGGCGGCCGTGGGCGCGGGCCCGGACCATATCTCCGCGTACGCCCTGATCGTCGAGGAGGGCACCGGACTTGCCCGCCGGATCCGGCGCGGCGAGGTCCCGATGACGGACGACGACGAGCACGCCGACCGCTATCTGATCGCGGACGAGGTGCTCGCGAAGGCCGGTTTCTCCTGGTACGAGGTGTCCAACTGGGCCACCTCCGAGGCCGCCCGCTGCCTTCACAACGAGCTGTACTGGCGCGGCGCCGACTGGTGGGGCGCGGGCCCCGGCGCCCACAGCCATGTGGGCGGCGTCCGCTGGTGGAACGTGAAGCACCCGGGCGCCTACGCGGCGGCCCTGGCGGAGGGCCGCTCACCCGGCGCGGGCCGCGAGATCCTCGCCGACGACGACCGCCGCGTGGAGCGCATCCTCCTGGAGCTGCGGCTCCGCGACGGCTGCGAGCTGTCCCTGCTGCACCCGGCGGGCGCCTCCGCCGCGGCCCGCGCGGTAAGGGACGGCCTCCTGGAGAGCGGTCCTTACACGGAGGGCCGCGCGGTGCTGACCCTGCGGGGACGGCTGCTGGCGGACGCGGTCGTCAGGGACCTGGTGGACTGA
- a CDS encoding response regulator has protein sequence MSRTTVTTERASILLVDDMEDNLVALEAVLASLDEPLVRARSGQEAVRALLAQPFAVVLLDVRMPGMDGFETAYRIKRLDRAKDIPIIFLNGPDSDSGYAFRGYATGAADFLTKPFDPWMLRAKVSVFLDLHRKKRALERALTREQEQLGEIAGRLSSIEDVLRSAAPDELALLGPQLARIEDTLGELRRGRGE, from the coding sequence ATGAGCAGGACAACAGTCACCACCGAGCGCGCGAGCATTCTGCTCGTCGATGACATGGAGGACAATCTCGTCGCGCTCGAAGCGGTGCTGGCCTCGCTGGACGAGCCGCTCGTACGGGCCCGTTCGGGCCAGGAGGCGGTACGGGCGCTGCTGGCGCAGCCGTTCGCGGTCGTTTTGCTGGATGTGCGGATGCCGGGGATGGACGGCTTCGAGACCGCGTACCGGATCAAGCGGCTGGACCGGGCCAAGGACATCCCGATCATCTTCCTGAACGGGCCTGACTCCGACAGCGGTTACGCGTTCCGGGGGTACGCCACGGGCGCGGCGGACTTCCTGACCAAGCCGTTCGACCCGTGGATGCTGCGCGCGAAGGTCAGTGTCTTCCTCGATCTGCACCGCAAGAAGCGGGCGTTGGAGCGGGCGCTGACCCGGGAGCAGGAGCAGCTCGGGGAGATCGCGGGGCGGCTGTCGTCGATCGAGGATGTGCTGCGCAGCGCGGCGCCCGACGAACTGGCGCTGCTGGGACCTCAGTTGGCGCGGATAGAGGACACCTTGGGCGAACTGCGGCGCGGACGGGGGGAGTAG
- a CDS encoding YceI family protein, translating into MISRLLGRRTAAHQRNNPLAGLSVPAGAGLLTCRVLDPVNAPIPQAEFTVSDSNGRKIVSGETDPFGTLVAMVPFGDYRLAISADSFSPYRGNASVTDSGGRTGLGDITLQVAPSLPLPAPGDWEIEPAHSRIGFIARHIGLARVHGRFDNFAGAIRIGETMEQSAMHVVIGAASIDTSVQMRDDHLRSADFLDVDNFPTLEFYSDRFTHRGGNNWGIAGALTLHGVTRTVTLDAQYLGIGNGMEGETRAAVRATTELHREDYTVNWQSMLARGIAVVGSSIKIEMDIQIVPKG; encoded by the coding sequence ATGATCAGCCGCCTTCTCGGCCGACGGACGGCCGCTCATCAGCGCAACAACCCGCTTGCCGGACTCTCTGTGCCGGCCGGTGCCGGACTGCTCACCTGCCGGGTTCTCGATCCGGTGAACGCGCCCATTCCACAGGCTGAGTTCACGGTGAGTGACAGCAACGGCCGGAAGATAGTGAGCGGGGAGACCGACCCGTTCGGCACGCTGGTGGCGATGGTCCCCTTCGGGGATTACCGGCTGGCCATCTCGGCGGACAGCTTCAGCCCGTACCGGGGCAACGCGTCGGTGACCGACAGCGGCGGGCGTACCGGCCTGGGGGACATCACCCTCCAGGTGGCGCCCTCGCTGCCGCTGCCCGCGCCCGGCGACTGGGAGATCGAGCCCGCCCACTCCCGGATCGGTTTCATCGCCCGCCACATCGGGCTCGCCCGGGTGCACGGCCGCTTCGACAACTTCGCCGGGGCCATCCGGATCGGCGAGACGATGGAGCAGTCCGCGATGCATGTCGTCATCGGCGCCGCGTCCATCGACACCAGCGTGCAGATGCGCGACGACCATCTGCGCTCCGCCGACTTCCTCGACGTCGACAACTTCCCGACGCTGGAGTTCTACAGCGACCGCTTCACGCACCGGGGCGGCAACAACTGGGGCATCGCCGGAGCCCTCACCCTGCACGGGGTGACCCGTACGGTCACGCTCGACGCCCAGTACCTCGGGATCGGCAACGGCATGGAGGGCGAGACCCGAGCGGCCGTCCGCGCCACCACCGAACTCCACCGCGAGGACTACACCGTCAACTGGCAGTCCATGCTGGCGCGCGGTATCGCCGTCGTCGGCTCCAGCATCAAGATCGAGATGGACATCCAGATCGTCCCGAAGGGCTGA